The Fervidibacillus albus genome contains a region encoding:
- a CDS encoding fructose-6-phosphate aldolase — protein MFDTGNIQQIEMYQNVFPFIGVTTNPSILKREGKVDVWEHFRKIQQIIGPEKSLHVQVTTSRFEDIVKEAYKITHQLGKETYIKIPVTMEGLRAIKQLKQENFRITATAIYTMAQGDYAIMANADYIAPYFNRMENINIDAKAVISHLGARINECKKQTKIVAASFKNMGQVMTAFECGAHSATVDPSLLVDSLNMPSIHEAIDRFQKDWESVYGKGVTLLDL, from the coding sequence ATGTTTGACACTGGTAATATTCAACAAATTGAAATGTATCAGAATGTGTTCCCGTTCATAGGTGTGACGACAAATCCGAGTATTTTAAAAAGGGAAGGGAAAGTGGACGTTTGGGAGCATTTTCGAAAAATACAACAGATCATCGGTCCTGAAAAATCACTACACGTACAAGTCACGACCAGTCGTTTTGAAGACATAGTAAAGGAAGCATACAAAATCACTCACCAATTAGGAAAAGAAACGTACATTAAAATTCCGGTCACCATGGAAGGGCTACGTGCGATTAAACAATTGAAGCAAGAAAATTTCCGCATAACTGCAACCGCTATCTACACGATGGCTCAAGGGGATTATGCAATTATGGCAAATGCCGATTATATCGCTCCCTACTTTAATCGGATGGAAAATATTAATATTGACGCAAAGGCGGTTATCAGTCATCTGGGTGCACGAATTAACGAATGTAAAAAACAAACGAAAATCGTTGCCGCCAGTTTTAAAAATATGGGGCAAGTGATGACCGCCTTTGAATGCGGTGCCCATAGTGCAACTGTTGACCCGTCTTTACTCGTCGATTCATTGAACATGCCTTCGATTCATGAAGCGATCGACCGTTTCCAAAAAGACTGGGAAAGCGTTTATGGAAAAGGGGTTACTTTGCTCGATTTGTAG